A single Anatilimnocola floriformis DNA region contains:
- a CDS encoding WecB/TagA/CpsF family glycosyltransferase, whose product MQTATLPARIEMLGVELDPLTMRQAVETVLGWTRDEVATRCRYVVTPNVDHIVLLQHHAGLQAAYEEADLILADGAPVVWASHLLGRSLPDRIPGSDLTPAIFAAAPTDRTLKVFLLGAMPGVAEVAAANIEERWPQVKVTGCYSPPMGFEKSPAENNKILDLIAAAAPDLLIVGVGAPKQELWVHQHCERLAARAALCVGATIDFLAGEKSRAPKWMRRVGLEWAHRLATEPRRLASRYARDAWIFPQIVLRSYFGNSRSPK is encoded by the coding sequence ATGCAAACGGCAACCTTACCAGCCCGGATCGAAATGCTCGGCGTCGAACTCGATCCGCTGACGATGCGTCAAGCCGTGGAAACCGTGTTGGGCTGGACCCGCGACGAAGTGGCCACGCGCTGCCGTTATGTGGTGACTCCGAACGTCGATCACATTGTGTTGCTGCAGCATCACGCCGGATTGCAGGCCGCCTATGAAGAAGCCGATTTGATCCTGGCCGACGGTGCGCCGGTGGTGTGGGCTTCGCATTTGCTCGGCAGGAGCTTGCCCGATCGCATTCCGGGATCCGATCTCACGCCAGCGATTTTCGCCGCTGCGCCGACCGACCGAACACTGAAAGTCTTTTTGCTCGGCGCGATGCCGGGCGTGGCCGAAGTGGCTGCTGCCAACATCGAAGAGCGCTGGCCGCAAGTGAAAGTTACCGGCTGCTATAGCCCGCCCATGGGCTTCGAAAAATCACCAGCCGAGAACAACAAGATTCTGGATCTGATCGCCGCGGCAGCGCCGGACCTGCTGATCGTCGGCGTGGGCGCCCCCAAGCAAGAGCTGTGGGTGCATCAGCATTGCGAACGACTCGCCGCGCGCGCCGCGCTGTGCGTGGGCGCGACGATCGATTTCCTCGCCGGCGAAAAAAGTCGGGCGCCAAAATGGATGCGCCGCGTCGGCCTCGAGTGGGCTCATCGTCTGGCCACGGAACCCCGCCGACTCGCGAGTCGCTATGCCCGCGACGCCTGGATCTTTCCGCAAATCGTGCTGCGCTCTTACTTCGGCAATTCTCGCTCGCCAAAGTAA
- a CDS encoding glycoside hydrolase family 88 protein, whose product MTSLRAPYPAALDFAEKQVAALLQKHPDYFPIYTLGGKWHHGGELWTDWTGGFLAGMMWQFHLRERAEKKQLSAETLNSTNWRKRAEHYSKLLEHRQDDRNVHDLGFIFLSTYLPWYELTGNQQIHNVLIHAGNTLAMRFMERGQYLRSFVAPESLFIDIMMNVPLIFYAANESGNRDLARVATAHCLTTRDHLVRDDGSTAHEGMFDLETGKFLKQTTHQGLRDDSAWARGLAWSLYGYSKCYALTGNKDFLEVAEKNANYWINRLPEDQVPLWDFDANPNDPPPFGNQKETSAAAIAASGLLDLARQTEDDNLAEQYEATALGMLDRLCTPEYLASQTPGWEGILKHGVYHTVKNLGVDESVMWGEYFFVEALTKVVCSNFARVSADALDRNREKYAAFRLGS is encoded by the coding sequence ATGACCTCTCTTCGGGCTCCTTATCCGGCCGCTCTCGATTTTGCCGAAAAACAGGTGGCCGCGCTGCTGCAGAAGCATCCCGATTATTTCCCGATCTATACCCTCGGCGGAAAGTGGCACCATGGCGGCGAACTTTGGACCGATTGGACCGGCGGTTTCCTTGCGGGCATGATGTGGCAGTTTCATCTGCGCGAGCGAGCTGAAAAGAAACAGCTGTCGGCAGAGACGCTCAATTCCACCAACTGGCGGAAGCGTGCCGAGCATTATTCGAAGCTGCTCGAGCATCGGCAGGATGATCGCAACGTCCACGATCTGGGCTTCATTTTTCTCAGCACCTATTTGCCCTGGTACGAACTGACCGGTAATCAGCAAATTCACAACGTGCTGATTCACGCCGGCAACACATTGGCCATGCGGTTCATGGAACGCGGGCAGTATCTGCGTTCGTTTGTCGCGCCGGAGTCGCTGTTCATCGACATCATGATGAATGTGCCGCTGATTTTTTACGCAGCCAATGAATCGGGCAATCGCGACCTGGCCCGCGTGGCCACAGCCCATTGCTTGACGACGCGCGATCATCTGGTGCGCGACGATGGCTCGACCGCGCACGAAGGGATGTTCGATCTCGAGACAGGCAAATTCCTCAAGCAAACGACGCATCAAGGCCTGCGCGACGACAGCGCCTGGGCCCGTGGTTTGGCGTGGTCGCTGTACGGTTACAGCAAGTGCTATGCACTGACGGGGAACAAGGATTTCTTGGAAGTCGCCGAGAAGAACGCCAACTACTGGATCAATCGCTTGCCCGAAGATCAGGTGCCGCTGTGGGATTTCGATGCCAATCCCAACGACCCGCCGCCGTTCGGTAACCAAAAGGAGACGAGCGCCGCGGCGATCGCGGCCAGCGGCTTGCTCGATCTGGCCCGGCAGACCGAAGACGACAACCTGGCCGAGCAATACGAAGCGACCGCGCTCGGCATGCTCGATCGCCTGTGCACGCCGGAATATCTCGCTAGTCAAACGCCCGGTTGGGAAGGGATTCTCAAGCACGGTGTGTATCACACGGTGAAGAACCTGGGTGTCGACGAATCGGTGATGTGGGGCGAGTACTTTTTTGTCGAAGCCCTGACGAAGGTCGTCTGCAGCAACTTCGCTCGCGTCTCTGCCGATGCTCTCGATCGCAATCGCGAGAAGTACGCGGCGTTTCGGTTGGGGAGCTAG
- a CDS encoding rhomboid family intramembrane serine protease, whose translation MVFPISDDNSDRRIFPVVNVALIVINVLVFVLFQGLGQNEAFTMAFSTVPREIATGRDIITEDSVKRFQTAEGAVDVTVPGLKRTPIPVYFTLLTSMFMHGSLMHLAGNMWFLWIFGDNIENDLGRVRYTIFYLLTGIIASLTHVAMNLSGESALVPSLGASGAISGVMGAYLVLHPKRQVTVLIFRFITQVPGFVAVGLWFGFQIISSLQAMGGSGDGVAYGAHIGGFIAGAALVKLFTIGLPQNLPLTDTQPQPPEYRSYGRPRKSDW comes from the coding sequence ATGGTCTTTCCCATCTCCGACGATAACAGCGACCGACGGATTTTTCCGGTGGTCAACGTCGCCCTCATCGTCATTAATGTGCTGGTCTTCGTCCTCTTCCAAGGACTGGGGCAGAACGAAGCCTTTACGATGGCGTTCTCGACCGTGCCGCGCGAGATCGCCACAGGGCGTGACATCATCACCGAAGATTCGGTGAAGCGGTTTCAAACGGCTGAGGGTGCGGTCGATGTGACCGTGCCCGGCCTCAAGCGCACACCGATTCCGGTTTACTTCACGCTGCTCACGTCGATGTTCATGCACGGCAGCTTGATGCATCTGGCGGGGAACATGTGGTTCCTGTGGATCTTTGGCGACAACATCGAGAACGATCTGGGCCGTGTGCGGTACACGATTTTTTACCTGCTGACCGGGATCATCGCCTCGCTCACGCATGTCGCGATGAATCTCAGTGGCGAGTCTGCGCTGGTGCCCAGCCTGGGCGCATCGGGCGCCATCTCCGGCGTGATGGGCGCTTATCTGGTGCTGCATCCCAAGCGACAAGTGACCGTGCTCATCTTCCGCTTCATCACACAAGTCCCCGGCTTCGTCGCCGTGGGGCTGTGGTTCGGTTTTCAGATCATCAGCAGTCTGCAAGCCATGGGCGGCAGCGGCGACGGCGTGGCGTATGGCGCTCACATCGGCGGCTTCATCGCCGGGGCAGCGCTCGTGAAGCTCTTCACCATCGGCCTGCCGCAGAATCTGCCGCTGACGGATACTCAGCCGCAACCGCCGGAATATC